From Paenibacillus polymyxa, the proteins below share one genomic window:
- a CDS encoding S41 family peptidase: MLKKSTAVLLMVIGLLGGSLLTFAYTGTTTVGNSALGEGLLASVTGSSSSSRSDIRKIETAMDLIQGQYYQDVDRTKLVDGAINGMMESLGDPYSSYMGKETAQQFEQSIEGSFTGIGAEVAAENGKVVVVTPIKGSPAEKAGLRAKDIILSVNGETLDGLDLNKAVSKIRGPKGSQAKVKIQRNGSPDPLEYTITRDNIDMETVTAHMESDGVGVITITQFSLNTAERFKEELAKLEKQGLKGLVIDVRNNPGGVLSVVIDIAQQFVPSGKTIVQVEDKNQKREEEKSKGSRKNYPVTLLMNKGSASASEILAGALQQSAGAVLIGENSFGKGTVQTSYDKQMGDGSLLKITIAKWLTPNGTWIHKKGIKPDIAVDQPEYFTAAPLNKEKSLKYNMNSSDVKNAQIILQGLGYKPGREDGYFDKVTESSVMAFQKEAKLTANGIIDAKTASAMEAKLIEKIRDPKNDNQLKQGIEEIRKEMKTGVAK, encoded by the coding sequence ATGTTGAAGAAAAGTACAGCGGTACTCTTGATGGTGATCGGGCTGCTTGGCGGCAGTCTGCTCACTTTTGCTTATACTGGAACAACCACAGTAGGGAATAGCGCTCTGGGCGAAGGACTGCTGGCGAGTGTAACGGGGAGTAGTTCCTCCTCCAGAAGTGATATCCGCAAAATTGAGACAGCGATGGACCTAATCCAGGGACAATATTATCAGGATGTGGATCGCACCAAGCTGGTGGATGGCGCCATCAATGGAATGATGGAGTCGCTTGGCGATCCGTATTCCTCTTATATGGGTAAAGAAACTGCACAACAGTTCGAGCAATCCATAGAAGGCTCTTTTACCGGGATTGGAGCCGAAGTAGCGGCTGAAAATGGGAAAGTAGTCGTAGTCACACCAATTAAAGGATCTCCGGCTGAAAAGGCGGGTCTACGCGCTAAGGATATTATATTGTCTGTTAACGGTGAAACACTGGACGGTTTGGATCTGAACAAGGCCGTTTCCAAAATTCGTGGACCAAAGGGCAGTCAGGCAAAAGTCAAAATTCAGCGTAACGGTTCTCCTGATCCACTCGAATACACGATTACCCGTGACAACATTGATATGGAAACTGTAACGGCTCATATGGAAAGTGATGGAGTAGGCGTCATTACGATCACCCAGTTCTCCTTAAATACGGCAGAACGTTTCAAGGAAGAGTTAGCCAAGCTGGAAAAACAAGGGCTTAAGGGACTCGTCATTGACGTGCGTAATAACCCAGGTGGGGTACTTTCTGTTGTCATTGATATTGCACAGCAATTTGTACCTTCCGGTAAAACGATTGTACAAGTGGAAGACAAAAATCAGAAGCGTGAGGAAGAGAAGTCCAAAGGTTCACGCAAAAATTATCCGGTGACTTTGCTCATGAATAAAGGTAGCGCAAGTGCGTCCGAAATTCTGGCAGGTGCTCTCCAGCAATCCGCTGGCGCAGTGTTGATCGGAGAAAACTCCTTTGGTAAAGGTACTGTACAAACCAGCTATGACAAGCAAATGGGTGACGGTAGCCTGCTCAAAATCACGATTGCCAAATGGCTAACGCCAAATGGAACATGGATTCATAAAAAAGGGATTAAGCCGGACATCGCGGTGGACCAGCCTGAATACTTTACGGCAGCACCGCTGAACAAGGAAAAGTCCTTGAAATACAATATGAATAGCAGCGATGTGAAAAATGCACAAATCATTCTGCAAGGCTTGGGATACAAACCAGGTCGCGAGGACGGCTATTTTGACAAAGTGACTGAAAGCTCTGTTATGGCTTTCCAAAAAGAGGCGAAGCTGACGGCTAACGGCATTATTGATGCGAAGACAGCATCAGCGATGGAAGCCAAGCTGATTGAAAAAATTCGTGATCCGAAAAATGATAATCAACTCAAGCAGGGGATTGAAGAGATTCGGAAGGAAATGAAGACAGGCGTAGCGAAATAA
- a CDS encoding PDZ domain-containing protein: MDLEWALQWGWSVLNACLYLLLQPFYYISILIVALGYRRQMLLERKLFHTRMHSWAAETWRVVWSGLLAGMALSVLGMFVSVHLNPTSIVCLWIATLLLMLIRVRYLCLAYSVGLLGVVQFFLNIASGWQPGGVLGTSVAAIRGLDIPALLVLVAVLHVAEALLVRWQGGKAATPLFVEGKRGRLVGGYRMEDLWPIPLLLLVPAQGGFVLPWTPLFGGDAGTGYMLAALPVLMGFSSVTLGQLPRQKAVLTSNRLLLYSVALLLLSLLAAWWSPLILLAALFSFLAHEALIWYGNIEESRLSPMFVHPEQGMRVLAVLPDSPATAMGILPGEAIYRVNGMVVNSRAELHQALRINSAFCKLEVRNLQGESKFVQRGMYDGDHHQLGVVLAPDADAGWAVSIQPASIYRIVAMHIGARRRKAGQASKAEGTHLDTMDQ, translated from the coding sequence ATGGACTTGGAATGGGCATTACAATGGGGATGGAGCGTCTTGAATGCTTGCTTGTACCTGCTTTTGCAGCCGTTTTATTATATCTCGATACTCATTGTCGCGCTTGGCTATCGTCGGCAAATGCTACTGGAGCGCAAGCTATTTCATACTAGAATGCATAGCTGGGCTGCAGAAACCTGGCGTGTCGTATGGAGTGGCTTGCTTGCCGGGATGGCACTATCCGTTCTAGGGATGTTCGTCAGCGTGCATCTGAACCCGACTTCCATCGTGTGCCTGTGGATAGCCACATTACTGCTCATGCTGATACGCGTCCGTTACCTGTGTCTTGCTTATTCGGTTGGTCTGCTAGGTGTAGTTCAATTTTTTCTGAACATAGCCAGTGGCTGGCAGCCTGGGGGAGTGCTCGGGACATCGGTAGCAGCTATCCGTGGATTGGATATTCCAGCACTCTTAGTGTTGGTTGCTGTACTGCATGTGGCTGAAGCGCTGTTGGTTCGCTGGCAAGGAGGAAAGGCAGCTACTCCGCTGTTCGTCGAGGGCAAACGGGGGAGATTGGTTGGTGGCTATCGTATGGAAGATCTCTGGCCCATTCCATTGCTATTACTGGTACCCGCTCAGGGAGGATTCGTGCTCCCCTGGACACCTTTGTTCGGCGGCGATGCCGGAACAGGGTATATGCTAGCAGCTCTGCCAGTCCTGATGGGCTTTAGCAGTGTGACGCTCGGCCAGCTACCCCGACAGAAGGCAGTACTTACTTCGAACCGATTGCTCCTGTACAGTGTGGCTTTGCTTCTGCTAAGCCTGTTGGCGGCCTGGTGGAGTCCGCTAATCTTGCTGGCAGCGTTGTTCTCCTTCTTGGCCCATGAGGCGCTGATTTGGTACGGCAATATAGAGGAAAGCCGTCTTAGCCCGATGTTTGTACATCCCGAGCAAGGGATGCGTGTTCTCGCTGTGCTGCCAGATAGTCCGGCGACAGCTATGGGCATACTGCCGGGTGAGGCCATATACCGTGTGAATGGCATGGTCGTGAACAGCCGTGCCGAGCTGCATCAGGCCTTGCGGATCAACTCTGCTTTCTGTAAGCTGGAGGTACGCAATCTGCAAGGGGAGAGCAAGTTTGTACAGCGAGGCATGTACGATGGCGATCATCATCAGTTAGGGGTCGTGCTTGCACCTGATGCAGACGCAGGCTGGGCCGTATCCATACAGCCGGCCTCCATCTACCGAATTGTGGCCATGCACATAGGTGCACGACGACGCAAAGCAGGACAGGCATCCAAGGCAGAGGGTACGCATTTGGACACCATGGACCAATAG
- a CDS encoding class I SAM-dependent methyltransferase — MNAIHFIREYIRHPRSVGAVIPSSRQLAKQIATPIYFDKASCIIEYGAGTGVFTQELILNKRPETLLLVIEANESFYKKLQSKYGHLERVHIIHGSAEHVARYMEQYQVSKVDYIVSGLPFTSLPAALSSLILGQTAEVLGQEGKFITFQYSKVKHNFFRTFFADIQIKKVNYNVPPAYVFTCSL; from the coding sequence ATGAACGCGATTCACTTTATTCGAGAGTACATCAGGCACCCACGCAGCGTAGGCGCTGTAATACCCAGTTCAAGACAGCTGGCCAAGCAAATAGCGACACCGATTTACTTTGACAAAGCCTCGTGCATTATTGAATATGGGGCAGGGACTGGTGTGTTTACGCAAGAGCTGATTTTGAACAAGCGTCCAGAAACGTTACTGTTAGTGATTGAGGCAAATGAATCGTTTTATAAAAAATTACAAAGCAAATATGGTCACCTGGAGAGGGTACACATCATTCATGGATCGGCCGAGCATGTAGCGCGGTATATGGAACAGTACCAAGTCTCGAAGGTGGATTATATCGTATCGGGGCTTCCTTTCACCAGCTTACCCGCCGCGTTATCCAGCCTCATTTTGGGACAAACGGCCGAGGTGTTAGGCCAAGAAGGCAAGTTTATTACGTTCCAGTATAGCAAAGTTAAGCACAATTTCTTCCGTACTTTCTTTGCAGATATCCAGATTAAAAAGGTAAATTATAATGTGCCGCCAGCCTATGTGTTTACTTGCAGCCTGTGA
- a CDS encoding glycosyl hydrolase → MRAKNSSNLLFKRSKWLPVVMACTMIVGGALPAPAVVHGQTAKTITIKVDTFKDRKPISPYIYGTNQDLAGDENMAARRLGGNRMTGYNWENNMSNAGSDWQQSSDNYLCSNGGLTQAECEKPGAVTTSFHDQSLKLGTYSLVTLPMAGYVAKDGNGSVQESEKAPSARWNQVVNAKNAPFQLQPDLNDNRVYVDEFVHFLVNKYGTASTKAGVKGYALDNEPALWSHTHPRIHGEKVGAKELVDRSVSLSKAVKAIDAGAEVFGPVLYGFGAYKDLQTAPDWDSVKGNYSWFVDYYLDQMRLSSQVEGKRLLDVFDVHWYPEAMGGGIRITNEVGNDETKKARMQAPRTLWDPTYKEDSWIAQWNSEFLPILPRLKQSVDKYYPGTKLAMTEYSYGGENDISGGIAMTDVLGILGKNDVYMANYWKLKDGVNNYVSAAYKLYRNYDGKNSTFGDTSVSAQTSDIVNSSVHASVTNASDKELHLVVMNKSMDSAFDAQFDLSGAKTYISGKVWGFDKNSSQIKEAAPITQISGNRFTYTVPPLTAYHIVLTTGNDTSPVEGPESFKLKAEAGDGKVHLSWDASSGVVGYSVQRATDENGPFTAVASNLTETSYTDTNVTNGTSYYYKVTAKTNKGSSESNILKAVPKMPVNGPARYEAEEGTLKGTIVESSGTGYSGAGYVTNFHNPGDSLTMTIQAPTAGLYNLTIGYRSPHDDKRTNFSLNGKAFGELLLKKTADFKETSGGKVLLNAGANTISFETGWGWYDIDYVRLEPAADRPPHAVTKTLTNPNATVEAKALMNYLVDQYGKNMLSGQEEINEIDWLQANVGKKPAIAALDLIDYSPSRAEHGLSSTEAEKAIAWDKQGGIVTFAWHWNAPKGLIDTQGKEWWRGFYADSTTFDIEYAMNHPESEDYKLLIRDIDVIAGQLKKLQDAKVPVLFRPLHEAEGKWFWWGAKGPEPVKKLYILMHDRLTNVHKLNNLIWVWNSVAPDWYPGDEYVDILSFDSYPQAGDYSPQISKYEDLVALGKDKKLVAMSENGPIPDPDLMKAYQAHWSWFATWYGDFVRDGKQNSLEHLKKVYNHPNVITLDELPTNLKTYGITEQPSVPGSFTLNAAGETAKVSLSWTASANAKSYEVKRSTTENGAFATVASDVYGSSYTDTAVTADTTYYYQVVAKNDAGQTLSNTASAMPKADTQQPTTGLLLQYRTADTKVNDNHLNPQFQIVNKGTTSIPINELKIRYYYTIDGDREQTFNCDYATLSCSKLNGKLVKMEKAATGADYYLEVSFNSDAGVLAPGGSTGDIQTRIHKTDWSNYNESDDYSYKGTQTSFADHPKVTLYHNGVLVWGTEPTAN, encoded by the coding sequence ATGAGGGCGAAAAATAGTAGTAATCTTTTGTTCAAACGTTCCAAATGGCTGCCTGTCGTCATGGCCTGCACGATGATAGTAGGGGGGGCTTTACCTGCTCCAGCTGTGGTTCACGGTCAAACGGCAAAGACTATTACTATTAAAGTAGATACATTCAAGGATCGTAAGCCTATTAGCCCTTATATATACGGTACAAATCAGGATTTGGCAGGCGATGAAAATATGGCTGCCAGACGACTTGGTGGCAACCGAATGACCGGATACAACTGGGAAAACAATATGTCCAATGCAGGAAGTGACTGGCAGCAATCTAGCGATAACTATTTATGCAGTAATGGTGGCCTGACACAAGCCGAATGTGAAAAGCCAGGAGCGGTGACGACTTCGTTTCATGACCAATCGCTGAAGCTTGGCACTTATTCTTTAGTTACGTTGCCGATGGCCGGTTATGTGGCTAAGGATGGAAACGGAAGTGTGCAGGAAAGCGAAAAGGCCCCTTCCGCTCGTTGGAATCAGGTCGTAAACGCCAAAAATGCACCGTTCCAACTACAGCCTGATCTGAATGACAATCGGGTCTATGTGGATGAGTTCGTCCATTTTTTAGTGAACAAGTACGGCACTGCTTCAACAAAGGCGGGGGTGAAAGGATATGCCCTCGACAATGAACCCGCTCTCTGGTCGCATACGCACCCACGCATTCATGGTGAAAAAGTCGGAGCGAAAGAGTTGGTAGACCGGTCAGTCAGTTTATCCAAAGCTGTGAAAGCGATTGACGCGGGGGCAGAGGTTTTTGGCCCGGTTCTTTACGGATTTGGCGCCTATAAAGATCTTCAAACTGCACCTGATTGGGACTCTGTAAAAGGCAATTATAGCTGGTTCGTAGACTATTACCTGGATCAAATGCGCCTTAGCTCGCAAGTCGAAGGCAAGAGATTGCTGGATGTATTCGACGTACACTGGTATCCCGAAGCGATGGGCGGAGGCATACGAATTACGAATGAGGTAGGCAATGACGAAACGAAGAAAGCCAGAATGCAGGCACCTCGCACCTTGTGGGACCCGACCTATAAGGAAGATAGTTGGATCGCTCAATGGAACAGCGAGTTTTTGCCCATACTACCTCGATTGAAGCAGTCGGTGGATAAATATTATCCGGGAACCAAGCTGGCAATGACCGAGTATAGCTATGGCGGCGAAAATGATATTTCCGGCGGGATTGCGATGACCGATGTGCTGGGTATCTTGGGCAAAAATGATGTTTATATGGCAAACTACTGGAAGCTAAAGGATGGTGTCAACAACTACGTTAGTGCCGCTTACAAGCTTTATCGCAATTATGACGGAAAAAACTCTACTTTCGGTGATACCAGTGTTAGTGCGCAAACATCGGATATTGTCAATAGCTCGGTCCATGCTTCTGTAACGAATGCATCCGACAAAGAACTGCATCTCGTTGTCATGAATAAAAGCATGGACAGCGCATTCGACGCCCAATTTGATCTTTCCGGCGCGAAGACTTACATTTCCGGTAAAGTATGGGGGTTCGATAAAAACAGCTCGCAAATTAAAGAAGCAGCGCCAATCACGCAAATTTCAGGCAACCGTTTTACTTATACCGTACCGCCTTTGACGGCATATCACATTGTGCTGACTACTGGCAATGACACGTCTCCAGTGGAAGGTCCTGAAAGCTTTAAGCTGAAAGCTGAGGCTGGTGATGGGAAAGTCCATTTATCCTGGGATGCTTCCAGCGGAGTTGTAGGATACAGCGTACAGCGGGCAACAGATGAAAACGGCCCTTTCACTGCTGTAGCATCCAACTTGACCGAAACGTCTTATACGGATACTAACGTGACAAACGGTACTTCATACTATTACAAAGTAACCGCCAAAACCAATAAGGGATCGAGCGAATCCAATATTTTGAAAGCGGTTCCGAAGATGCCTGTAAACGGTCCCGCTCGCTATGAAGCCGAAGAAGGCACGCTGAAGGGAACCATTGTGGAATCCAGCGGGACCGGCTACTCCGGTGCTGGTTATGTAACGAATTTCCACAATCCAGGGGATTCTCTGACGATGACGATTCAGGCTCCCACGGCAGGCTTGTACAATCTTACAATCGGCTACCGTTCTCCTCATGATGACAAACGCACCAATTTCTCATTAAACGGCAAAGCGTTTGGCGAACTGCTGCTTAAGAAAACGGCTGATTTTAAAGAAACTTCCGGAGGCAAGGTGCTGTTGAATGCAGGCGCGAATACGATCAGTTTTGAAACAGGCTGGGGCTGGTACGATATCGACTACGTCAGACTGGAGCCTGCCGCTGACCGCCCACCTCATGCGGTAACCAAAACGCTTACCAATCCGAATGCGACGGTAGAAGCAAAAGCATTGATGAACTATCTGGTTGATCAATACGGGAAGAATATGCTCTCTGGTCAAGAGGAAATAAACGAAATTGATTGGCTTCAAGCCAATGTAGGTAAAAAGCCGGCGATTGCAGCGCTTGACCTGATCGACTATTCGCCAAGCAGAGCGGAACACGGTCTTAGTTCCACAGAGGCAGAAAAGGCGATTGCATGGGATAAGCAAGGGGGGATCGTTACCTTTGCATGGCACTGGAACGCACCGAAAGGTCTGATCGATACGCAGGGAAAAGAATGGTGGAGAGGCTTCTATGCCGATTCAACCACATTCGATATAGAATATGCGATGAATCATCCAGAGTCCGAAGATTATAAATTACTTATTCGCGACATCGATGTGATTGCAGGGCAATTGAAGAAGTTGCAGGATGCGAAGGTTCCTGTCCTGTTCCGTCCTTTGCACGAAGCGGAAGGAAAATGGTTCTGGTGGGGCGCCAAAGGTCCTGAGCCTGTTAAAAAGCTGTATATTTTAATGCACGACCGTTTGACGAATGTGCACAAATTGAACAATCTGATTTGGGTATGGAATTCTGTTGCTCCGGATTGGTATCCGGGAGACGAGTATGTGGATATTTTGAGCTTTGACTCTTATCCGCAAGCAGGTGATTACAGCCCGCAAATTTCAAAATACGAAGACCTTGTTGCATTGGGCAAGGACAAAAAGCTAGTTGCCATGAGCGAAAATGGACCGATCCCGGACCCTGATTTGATGAAGGCGTATCAAGCTCATTGGAGCTGGTTCGCTACATGGTATGGAGATTTTGTGAGAGACGGCAAACAAAACAGCCTTGAGCATCTGAAAAAAGTGTATAATCATCCGAACGTCATTACGCTGGATGAGCTCCCAACGAACTTAAAAACGTATGGCATTACTGAGCAGCCGTCCGTACCGGGCAGCTTCACGCTGAACGCTGCGGGTGAAACGGCGAAAGTATCGCTAAGCTGGACAGCATCGGCGAATGCGAAAAGCTATGAAGTGAAGCGTTCGACGACTGAAAACGGCGCGTTCGCCACTGTAGCGAGTGATGTATATGGCAGTAGCTACACCGACACAGCTGTAACGGCAGATACGACGTACTACTACCAAGTCGTAGCGAAGAACGATGCAGGACAGACGCTGTCGAACACGGCTAGCGCAATGCCGAAAGCGGATACTCAGCAGCCGACGACAGGACTGCTGCTCCAATATCGCACAGCAGATACTAAGGTGAACGATAATCACCTCAATCCGCAATTCCAAATTGTAAACAAAGGCACAACCTCCATACCGATCAACGAGTTGAAAATTCGCTACTACTACACAATCGACGGTGACCGTGAGCAGACTTTCAACTGCGACTATGCGACGCTGAGCTGCTCAAAGCTGAACGGTAAACTGGTTAAAATGGAGAAGGCTGCAACCGGTGCCGATTATTATTTGGAAGTCAGTTTCAATTCGGATGCAGGCGTGTTAGCACCTGGAGGAAGCACGGGCGATATCCAAACCCGTATTCATAAGACAGACTGGTCGAACTATAACGAAAGTGACGATTATTCGTATAAAGGCACGCAAACCTCATTTGCCGATCATCCTAAAGTTACCTTGTATCATAACGGCGTACTTGTTTGGGGAACCGAGCCGACAGCTAATTAA
- a CDS encoding helix-turn-helix domain-containing protein: MEHTPTIRSTIETELKQRGYTFSSFSKISGINRGTFSTMLNSNPPKPISVRQMDLITKALGYPDGWLYELYIDECFHEGKGHWKRIKPFLLRCVDLGRKDCIQKVLSRLTEDWSYVSTVFEFAEELHKVGKKNEAVPFYECVVENERYYHSERLAICQYRLFCYSLNSDLDNNRQAAIRFAPFPKNLPENYQLDALLKLTNTNFQFYDYDMAIHYAKELEVLVTGIFWDQAQARAKNREVTRLNTERHLIVYYGQAYLMQGNSLEKQGLYEAAMKFIPYYENLTRIEGLDEVGMIEAEKFEIWGKANRLNLQILMGDKDSLPAYVELIRDNPQEILLGLLTIIESANNYSYSVDDTLVLFAEDINKFRELRTNISYYHTNNSLLTYSRFFLELSRYFFSKGSYTEAINNMLISLEASSQLNDKTYYIKSITLLFEKYKDHSTEEQRTEYEKAIKAVEYNTRQMTS, from the coding sequence ATGGAACATACACCTACGATCCGCTCGACGATAGAGACCGAACTCAAGCAGAGAGGCTATACATTTAGCAGCTTCAGTAAAATATCTGGAATTAACCGTGGTACATTTAGCACCATGCTGAACAGTAATCCACCCAAGCCGATTTCGGTTCGGCAGATGGACCTGATTACCAAGGCACTAGGATATCCCGATGGCTGGCTGTATGAGTTATACATAGATGAATGCTTTCACGAGGGGAAAGGACACTGGAAACGGATCAAGCCTTTTTTATTGCGTTGTGTAGATTTAGGAAGGAAGGACTGTATTCAAAAGGTATTGTCGAGATTAACGGAAGACTGGTCCTATGTGTCAACGGTATTTGAGTTTGCAGAAGAACTGCATAAAGTGGGAAAGAAAAATGAAGCTGTCCCTTTTTACGAGTGTGTGGTAGAGAACGAAAGATATTACCATTCGGAGCGGCTGGCAATCTGCCAGTATAGGCTGTTTTGTTATTCTCTAAATTCTGATTTGGATAATAATCGGCAAGCAGCTATAAGGTTTGCACCGTTTCCAAAGAACCTTCCCGAAAATTATCAACTAGACGCTTTGTTGAAGTTGACCAATACAAATTTCCAATTTTATGATTATGACATGGCTATACATTATGCGAAAGAACTTGAAGTATTAGTCACAGGTATTTTTTGGGACCAGGCTCAAGCAAGGGCGAAAAATCGTGAAGTTACACGTCTCAATACAGAAAGACATCTAATCGTTTATTATGGTCAAGCCTATTTAATGCAGGGAAATTCCTTAGAAAAACAAGGACTATATGAAGCAGCTATGAAGTTCATACCTTACTATGAAAATCTAACTCGGATTGAAGGCCTGGATGAGGTTGGAATGATAGAAGCAGAGAAATTCGAAATATGGGGGAAAGCCAATCGATTGAATCTACAAATTCTGATGGGGGATAAAGATAGTCTGCCTGCCTATGTTGAACTTATTAGGGATAATCCACAGGAAATATTACTAGGTCTATTAACCATTATAGAATCGGCCAATAATTACAGTTACTCAGTAGATGATACTTTGGTCCTTTTCGCCGAGGATATTAATAAATTTAGGGAGCTACGTACAAATATATCGTATTATCATACCAACAACAGTCTGCTGACATATTCTCGTTTTTTTCTTGAACTTAGTCGATATTTTTTTAGTAAGGGAAGCTACACCGAGGCAATAAACAATATGCTGATTAGTTTAGAAGCATCCTCTCAGTTGAATGATAAAACTTATTATATCAAGTCCATCACGCTATTGTTTGAGAAATATAAGGATCATTCGACTGAAGAACAACGGACAGAATATGAAAAAGCGATAAAAGCAGTGGAATATAATACGAGGCAAATGACCTCTTAG